The Candidatus Neomarinimicrobiota bacterium DNA window CACCCGCGCCTGCCGGAGATCTTCCACCGTATCGATCTCGCACCATTCGCCCTCATCGAACTTCACATACTTCATGGCAAAACTTCCGTCATCAACAGCATCTGCGATTGCCTGCTCGTAATAGACATTACGCTCGCCCTTCTGAAGCAGACGATTGAGCCGTGGCTGAACTTTGTCAAAGAATGAATCAAATGAAAAGCTGTATGCATTTACTGTTTTGTAAAGTTCTCTGGTGTTCTTCGGACGGTTGGGTGTGGTCTTCAGATAGAATTTTTCAACCAAATTATCCGAAGCCGTGGTAACTACCGTACCATCCATCCCTTCCCTGAAGCTGTCTACAGCCATCTGGTTATCGCCCAAAAGTCGATCCAGTATGCCTTCAGCAAAAAACAGGTCGCCCTCTAAGAGCAGAAAGTCTTTATTGAGAGAATCTGTTGCAAGCGCCAGAGAGACAACATTGTTGGTCGTCTCCCACTCTTCGTTCTTCACATATGTGATGGCAAGATTTCCATGCAAGTCCCCTACTGCATCTCTGATTATATCCGCTTTGA harbors:
- a CDS encoding phosphocholine cytidylyltransferase family protein, with protein sequence MRGSKQAVVLLAGSGSRLGVYTERMPKCMVKVAGKPLLMRLLNQLDNLTTEEAILVVGFKADIIRDAVGDLHGNLAITYVKNEEWETTNNVVSLALATDSLNKDFLLLEGDLFFAEGILDRLLGDNQMAVDSFREGMDGTVVTTASDNLVEKFYLKTTPNRPKNTRELYKTVNAYSFSFDSFFDKVQPRLNRLLQKGERNVYYEQAIADAVDDGSFAMKYVKFDEGEWCEIDTVEDLRQARVKFGN